The following coding sequences lie in one Heliomicrobium undosum genomic window:
- a CDS encoding DUF4912 domain-containing protein, whose product MLPWFNIGLFALALLMIAITFTLVYSWFQRQSRRPPLPVKKIYEEYAGELSPFPSPRRFDAELPPLRHRVDEDAISLLPRSPHSLYTYWEVSGEQEEAAASAYHPEEWWKAPRQIRLYDITENAELEQAPFLEIDVPDNADHWFIQGVMPAHRYRLAVGRLLPDRFVILLLSDVIETPAAAPSSVIDPNWPPIPELQGQAVPMVMPTSPAGAWTIISHKPLLTGGAAHD is encoded by the coding sequence TTGCTGCCTTGGTTTAATATCGGCCTGTTCGCGCTTGCGTTGCTGATGATCGCTATCACTTTTACGCTCGTCTACTCCTGGTTCCAGCGCCAGAGCCGTCGCCCGCCCTTGCCTGTAAAAAAGATATACGAAGAGTATGCCGGTGAACTGAGCCCTTTTCCAAGCCCTAGGCGCTTCGACGCTGAACTGCCGCCCTTGCGGCACCGCGTTGACGAGGATGCCATCAGCCTGCTCCCCCGCTCCCCCCACTCTCTCTACACCTACTGGGAGGTCTCGGGTGAGCAGGAAGAGGCGGCCGCTTCCGCCTACCACCCAGAGGAGTGGTGGAAGGCGCCGCGCCAGATCCGCCTCTACGACATCACCGAGAATGCCGAACTGGAACAGGCGCCTTTTCTGGAGATCGACGTGCCCGACAACGCCGATCACTGGTTCATCCAGGGCGTAATGCCGGCCCACCGCTATCGGTTGGCTGTGGGACGCCTCCTGCCGGATCGATTTGTCATCCTGCTCCTCTCTGATGTGATCGAAACGCCTGCGGCGGCGCCATCGTCCGTCATCGACCCAAACTGGCCGCCCATCCCGGAACTGCAAGGCCAGGCAGTCCCCATGGTCATGCCGACTTCGCCTGCCGGCGCTTGGACGATCATCTCTCACAAACCGCTGCTGACCGGAGGCGCCGCCCATGACTAA
- a CDS encoding glycoside hydrolase family 57 protein, giving the protein MTKGWIAFVLHAHLPFVRHFDREDYLEERWLFEAITECYLPLLSVFEGWRRDRLPAAITLTMSPTLLSMLADPLLQERYAKHISKLTLLAEMEIERTQDDPAFAPLARMYRDRFNDALTTFNDRYGRDLIGAFRGLMDAGILEIIPCPATHGYLPLMRNHPEAERTQIAVAVETYRDCFHRSPPGIWLSECAFHPGLEKILADFHLRYFITDAHGILYATPRPRYGLFAPLMTPAGVAAFGRDVESSKQVWSKDEGYPGDGDYREYYRDIGYDLDFEYVRPFIHPEGIRLHTGFKYHRITDREGNHKEPYVPAWAEAKAALHAGNFLFNRSRQLEWLNSLMPERTPLVLCPYDAELFGHWWYEGPRFLDQVIRQQGQVDPEIAFITPARYLDRNPLIQPAMPNESSWGDAGYHEVWLENSNHWLYRHLHRAAERMIRLAREQRDPEALPKRALNQMARELLLAQSSDWAFIMKTDTAVRYAVNRSVYHLNNCSLLYEMLRGEKALEESVISDLEERSPVFPRIDYRAYSDAGSPAH; this is encoded by the coding sequence ATGACTAAGGGTTGGATCGCCTTTGTGTTGCATGCCCATCTCCCCTTCGTCCGCCACTTTGACCGGGAAGACTACCTGGAAGAGCGCTGGCTCTTTGAGGCCATCACCGAGTGCTACCTGCCGCTGCTCTCCGTCTTCGAAGGCTGGCGGCGCGACCGTCTGCCCGCTGCGATCACCCTGACCATGAGCCCCACGCTGCTCTCCATGTTGGCTGACCCGCTTTTGCAGGAGCGCTACGCCAAACATATCTCGAAACTGACCCTGCTGGCTGAAATGGAGATCGAGCGCACCCAGGATGACCCGGCCTTCGCGCCCCTGGCCCGGATGTACCGGGACCGATTCAACGACGCCCTGACCACCTTCAATGACCGGTACGGACGCGATCTGATCGGCGCCTTCCGCGGGTTGATGGACGCCGGGATCCTGGAGATCATCCCCTGTCCGGCCACCCACGGCTACCTGCCCCTGATGCGCAACCACCCGGAAGCGGAACGAACACAGATCGCTGTCGCAGTGGAAACCTATCGCGATTGTTTTCACCGCTCACCGCCGGGGATCTGGCTGTCCGAATGCGCCTTCCACCCAGGTTTGGAAAAAATCCTGGCCGACTTTCATCTTCGCTATTTCATCACCGACGCCCACGGAATCCTCTATGCCACCCCTCGGCCGCGTTACGGCCTCTTCGCCCCGCTGATGACGCCCGCCGGCGTGGCCGCCTTCGGCCGCGACGTGGAATCGTCGAAACAGGTCTGGAGCAAGGACGAGGGCTACCCCGGTGACGGCGATTACCGCGAGTACTACCGCGATATCGGCTACGACTTGGACTTTGAGTATGTGCGGCCCTTTATCCACCCCGAAGGCATCCGTTTGCATACGGGCTTCAAGTACCACCGCATCACCGACCGTGAGGGCAACCATAAAGAGCCCTACGTGCCCGCCTGGGCAGAGGCGAAGGCGGCCCTCCATGCGGGGAACTTCCTCTTTAACCGCTCCCGCCAGTTGGAGTGGCTGAACAGCCTGATGCCGGAACGGACGCCGCTGGTCCTCTGCCCTTATGACGCCGAGTTGTTCGGCCACTGGTGGTATGAGGGACCGCGTTTCCTCGATCAGGTCATCCGCCAGCAGGGACAGGTGGACCCTGAGATCGCCTTCATCACGCCGGCGCGCTACCTGGACCGGAACCCGCTTATCCAGCCGGCCATGCCCAACGAGTCCAGTTGGGGCGACGCCGGCTACCATGAGGTCTGGCTGGAAAACAGCAACCATTGGCTCTACCGCCACCTGCACCGGGCGGCCGAGCGGATGATCCGCCTGGCGCGGGAACAGCGGGATCCGGAGGCGCTGCCCAAGCGCGCCCTCAACCAGATGGCGCGGGAACTGCTGCTGGCCCAGAGCAGCGACTGGGCCTTCATCATGAAAACCGACACAGCTGTCCGTTACGCCGTCAACCGCTCCGTCTATCACCTCAACAACTGTTCGCTCCTCTACGAGATGCTCCGCGGCGAGAAAGCCTTGGAGGAATCGGTCATCTCCGACCTGGAGGAACGAAGCCCCGTCTTCCCGCGCATCGACTACCGCGCCTACTCTGACGCCGGATCGCCGGCGCACTGA
- a CDS encoding CPBP family intramembrane glutamic endopeptidase, giving the protein MTEWNVLHSMGAGAIMLGLAFGASAWFRRKGMARPGSGLLLPWGWEAGFRQDILQGLRQGVFIFFLVSLLGGLISRFFPAPPHPVEQFLQGTGTGLETGIGAGAGVGPGLGLDAGPALSTWLLILFAAGVFAPVAEESFFRGFFLPALARRWGWKKAIHGTAFVFAAMHGDPYRFLPLYAAGYWLGLVVSREGTILPAIIAHSVWNLIGLGLLYLGLLYMGGIG; this is encoded by the coding sequence ATGACCGAGTGGAATGTGTTACATAGTATGGGCGCCGGAGCGATCATGCTGGGACTGGCCTTCGGAGCGAGCGCCTGGTTTCGCCGCAAGGGGATGGCGCGTCCGGGAAGCGGGCTGTTGCTGCCCTGGGGCTGGGAGGCGGGTTTCCGCCAAGATATCCTACAGGGCCTTCGCCAAGGCGTTTTTATTTTTTTCCTCGTTTCCCTGCTAGGGGGGCTGATCAGCCGCTTTTTCCCGGCTCCGCCCCATCCGGTGGAGCAGTTTTTACAGGGAACGGGGACCGGCTTGGAAACGGGGATAGGAGCCGGCGCGGGCGTTGGGCCGGGACTTGGGCTCGATGCCGGACCGGCGCTGTCAACGTGGCTGCTGATCCTATTTGCCGCCGGGGTGTTCGCGCCGGTGGCGGAAGAGAGTTTTTTTCGCGGCTTTTTTCTGCCGGCCCTGGCACGGCGGTGGGGATGGAAGAAGGCCATCCATGGGACCGCTTTCGTTTTTGCGGCCATGCACGGTGATCCATACCGCTTCCTGCCCCTGTACGCTGCCGGTTACTGGCTCGGACTTGTCGTCTCCCGGGAAGGGACCATCCTCCCGGCGATTATCGCCCATTCCGTTTGGAATCTGATCGGCCTCGGTTTGCTTTACCTAGGCCTGTTATATATGGGGGGGATTGGATGA
- a CDS encoding copper amine oxidase N-terminal domain-containing protein, with the protein MKRRIALCALAASFTLTVVSGAWAASPSNLKDLLNQIRNESAETALPDTITGDLPPGPGQSFSGEASNPVPPVNRANVVDLKQLANKWKRSGHKGIKVLGKGQELTFDVPPQMVDGRTLIPLRKVSETFGAEVKFDDSTRTVTIKLDGNTILLTLDAAQASVNEKAVPLDVPARAVDGRTLVPLRFISENLGKAVNYAQDGDVTVINITDK; encoded by the coding sequence ATGAAAAGAAGGATTGCCCTTTGCGCGCTGGCGGCGAGTTTTACGCTGACGGTCGTGTCTGGCGCATGGGCAGCTTCCCCGTCAAACCTCAAGGATCTGCTCAATCAAATCCGCAACGAATCTGCCGAAACCGCCCTTCCGGACACGATCACCGGCGATCTGCCACCCGGCCCAGGTCAGTCTTTCTCCGGCGAGGCGTCAAACCCCGTTCCCCCCGTTAACCGCGCCAACGTTGTGGACCTCAAGCAACTGGCGAACAAATGGAAACGTTCCGGTCATAAGGGGATTAAGGTGTTAGGGAAAGGGCAGGAACTAACCTTCGACGTTCCCCCGCAAATGGTTGACGGCCGGACGCTGATCCCCCTTCGAAAAGTATCGGAAACCTTCGGCGCCGAGGTGAAATTTGATGATTCCACAAGGACAGTGACCATCAAGCTGGACGGCAATACGATTCTTTTGACCCTGGACGCTGCCCAGGCTTCGGTGAACGAAAAGGCGGTCCCGCTGGATGTGCCGGCAAGGGCCGTTGATGGGCGCACCCTGGTTCCGCTCCGGTTCATCAGCGAAAACCTGGGGAAAGCGGTGAATTACGCTCAAGACGGTGATGTCACCGTGATCAACATAACGGACAAATAA
- a CDS encoding amidohydrolase family protein, which yields MNRVLAILGGLIALFAATFAGIYFGMDYLEKQGIELVDRPLHYDYVLKNGTIVDGTGKKGYQADIGIKKGKIAFIGIIQPPAKVEVIDASGLLILPGFVDLHSRLDGTLDGPDAFDGLIKQGITTVLSGYGEIAQDDVTLHLQQAAKSGLPVNYALLAGHQGLFKLLKPEENADAVMAEEPPLEFGQIPPPPPPVTEKPKPAVEDLVLELQTSLEQGAYGLSIDFDDELGRQLTIDEIRLLAKALEERGAILSLTLPATSADPAVLLKRVIDLHRETKVRILMAPWGYLGNAPDARIADMEQDLQAGYLSSRNIYTTLYPSNRQPAGVRQTLQRAVALYPPEMIEIAEAGGQNPPTVVGKTLQEIAQERGIAPAEAARQMSSAGLVRIILRTTTLERIDRLAGAPFVALTVDSGMGSATQYSPDALKEFLGRTVRDQNKIPWEEAALKLSGRPSALLGVEDRGTVEKGKWADLVLIDPKLLPPSTEKKSGIRYVFVNGAMAFSKGKILQEGQGKGQLLRFKSKPLMPEPVPEPKAPPVPGTADEEEEEG from the coding sequence ATGAACCGCGTTCTGGCGATCCTGGGGGGACTCATCGCCCTTTTTGCGGCCACTTTCGCCGGGATTTACTTCGGCATGGACTATCTGGAAAAACAGGGGATCGAACTGGTGGACAGGCCCTTGCATTATGATTATGTCCTGAAAAACGGCACCATTGTCGACGGGACGGGCAAAAAAGGCTACCAGGCCGATATCGGGATCAAAAAAGGCAAGATCGCCTTTATCGGCATCATTCAGCCGCCGGCGAAGGTGGAGGTCATTGACGCATCGGGCCTGCTCATCCTGCCCGGATTTGTGGACCTTCATTCACGGCTGGACGGCACGCTCGACGGCCCGGATGCTTTTGACGGCCTGATCAAACAGGGGATCACCACCGTCTTGTCGGGCTATGGCGAGATCGCCCAGGATGACGTGACACTGCACCTGCAGCAGGCGGCCAAGTCGGGCCTGCCTGTCAATTACGCCCTTTTGGCCGGCCATCAGGGGCTGTTTAAACTGCTCAAACCCGAGGAGAACGCCGATGCGGTCATGGCCGAAGAGCCGCCCCTGGAGTTCGGCCAGATTCCGCCCCCGCCGCCGCCGGTGACGGAGAAGCCCAAACCGGCTGTGGAGGATCTGGTTCTCGAATTGCAGACCTCCCTGGAGCAGGGGGCCTACGGCCTCTCTATCGATTTTGACGACGAATTGGGACGGCAATTGACCATTGACGAGATCCGCCTGTTGGCCAAGGCCTTGGAAGAACGGGGCGCCATCTTGTCCTTGACCCTGCCGGCCACCTCCGCCGATCCGGCGGTCCTTCTCAAGCGGGTCATCGACCTGCACCGGGAGACGAAGGTGCGCATCCTGATGGCGCCGTGGGGGTATCTCGGGAACGCCCCGGACGCCCGCATCGCCGACATGGAACAGGATCTGCAGGCAGGCTACCTGTCGTCGCGAAACATCTACACCACCCTCTACCCGAGCAACCGGCAGCCGGCCGGCGTCCGACAGACGCTGCAGCGGGCCGTCGCCCTCTACCCGCCGGAGATGATCGAGATCGCGGAGGCGGGGGGCCAGAATCCGCCCACGGTGGTGGGAAAAACCTTGCAGGAGATCGCTCAGGAGCGGGGGATTGCGCCGGCGGAGGCGGCCCGGCAGATGTCCTCTGCGGGCCTCGTCCGGATCATCCTGCGCACGACCACCTTGGAGCGGATCGACCGACTCGCCGGGGCGCCCTTTGTCGCTCTCACCGTCGACTCGGGCATGGGCAGCGCCACCCAGTACAGCCCCGACGCCCTGAAGGAGTTTCTCGGCCGCACTGTGCGCGATCAGAACAAGATTCCTTGGGAAGAGGCGGCTCTGAAACTGTCAGGTCGTCCCAGCGCCCTCCTGGGCGTCGAGGACCGGGGAACTGTGGAAAAGGGCAAGTGGGCCGATCTGGTGCTCATCGACCCGAAACTGCTGCCGCCCAGCACGGAGAAAAAGAGCGGCATCCGTTACGTCTTCGTTAATGGCGCCATGGCCTTCTCCAAAGGCAAAATCCTGCAGGAGGGACAGGGAAAGGGGCAACTGTTGCGCTTCAAGAGCAAGCCGCTCATGCCCGAACCGGTGCCGGAGCCGAAAGCGCCGCCCGTGCCCGGGACGGCGGATGAGGAAGAAGAGGAAGGGTGA